One Caldalkalibacillus uzonensis genomic window, GATTTTAAGTGATGTTGTAGAAGAAAATGCCTTTTTTAGTGTAATCCGTTATGTGGAAGGTGAAGGAGAAGCTTTGTTTGAAGCTATACAGCAACATGGCTTGGAAGGTATTGTAGCCAAACTTAAGGACAGCAAGTACGAGGGTAAACGTTCAAAGGAATGGCTAAAAACGATAAACTACAAGTATGAAACAGTGGAGATAGCAGGATATCGAAAAGATGAGTTTGGTTGGTTAGCCGAAATTAATGGTCGTCCAGTTGGTGTGATTGAACTTGGTGTACCTCCAAAACATAAAAAAGCCTTTTCTGAAGTGAGTCGTCAGTTGATCGTTGAAGAAACAGAGGATATTGTTCGACTGGAACCATTGATTAAAGCTAAAGTAAAATTTAGGAACTGGACAAGGAAAGGCTTAATGAGATCGCCTGTGTTTATTGATTTTGTTACAGAAGAAACTCGATAATAAAAGCTAAGTTTAAACATAATGACAACATACAAAATATTAAGCAAAATCAAGGAGAATAAGTAACATAATCATATTCAACCTGGAGTGCCCCAGGATGCGTTTCAAGCTCAGAGGATCCCCTCCAGACAATAAAAGTTAGCTGCATAAAAATAAGTAAAGTTAATAAGTGACAGTCTTCACGTATCTGTCACTTTTTTAATCCAAACCTTATTTTTGTACAAAAAACGTCATTGTAGCTTCATAATCTTGATCATCTTGCTGATGATCCTCGGCTTTAATTTCAGCCCGAACCAAGTAATAATCGGCTTCTCCGGTTTGCCATGTGATTTTACCCTCTTGATCCGTTTGCATGCGGATATCCGACGAATCACTTCGGCGAATAACAGCGACTTCAACCCCTGATATAGGTTCTCCTTTTAAGAGGAGCTGGGCTGAGACTTCTGTACCCGGTGTGACCGCTGCCGGATTAAATAAAGGTATTAATTCAGCACGTTCAGGTGTTACTTGTTTGTCGAAGCCTTTTATTTTTTTCGCTTTTTTTAAGTTCGGGACCTTGCTTGATGCTACAAATGACTTGGCACTGCGCAAAGTCGGTTCTTCTTCATAGCCGTAAGTAAAATTTCCTTCCGCAGCAATAATGTATGCACCCTGTTCTTTGGTTTGGAAGGAGCCAGCGTAATAGTTATTCACTCCAATACGCTCTTCATCCACTTCAGCCAATTCCCCCATATAAAAAAATTGATCGGTAATATCCATTGTTTGACCGGAAGGTGTGATCACTTTTACTTGAGAGTCCTCCATTCCCCAGTTTTGATCGATCCGGTAACTGGTATGATCATTGGAATGGTTACCAAACAACAACTCGACATACACTTGTTGTCCGGTTTCAACAATGGGTGTGTTCGTCTGGGACCAGCCATTATGTGAATGGGCCAAAGCAGACGAGATCGTTCCGAGCATTATACATAATGCTAGTCCCAATCTCATGAATATTTTTCGCATGACTTGTCCTCCTCGTCATATATTCTCTTTTAAGGTTGTCATATAACTGTTGTCTTTATTCAGAAAAACAGGTTGATTAGATACTCAAAAATACCCATCTTAGTTTAAAGCTACACAAGAAAGGCGTATTTGCTGCTGAATATCTTCATACCGATTAGGAATGATAACAATATAAATGCAACCGAACTATGTCAATAAGGAGGTGAACATGGTGGCTAAGGATTACTACATCGCCCGTGATGCATACAAACTGGAGAACTTAGCTGCTAAAAAGTATCAATTCTATGCTCAAAACGCAACCAACCCCGAGGTCCAACAGCTATTTTCGCAAATCAGCCAGGTTCAACAAAAGACAGCTCAAGAGTTTCAACAAATGATGAACCAATTCCCTCAATAGAAAGGAGATCTAACATATGAAAGATACAGACATGTTGTTTGACGCTGCTGAGTTTGAAAAGCAAACTGCTAGTGCTTTCGCTATTATGGCGGCAGATGCCGGCAGTGAAGAATTGAGACAAAAATTGATTCAACATCAAAATACGTTGCAACAGCATCAGCGTCAATTCGTTCAATTGATGGCCCAACTACAAGGCGGCCAACGAAACCCTGTTTAAGCAACTCGAAACGTTTTCTGTAGTTTTAAAGGTCATGACAGCATTAGGTAAACGACTGGTCCATATAGACCAGCCACAGACTGAAGACAAACCTCTTGTGAACCGAAGGTTCAGAAGGGGTTTTGTTGTGAATGAAGACAAAAAAATAAGGGAACCGTTTGTTTTCCCTTCCATGTAGCCAATTTTTTCAAATTCATGGCAGCAAAAACAAGTATAGTATTTTTACCCCTTAGGGTGATCCAATACATGCCATGTTTTTCTTTTAGATCTGCGAATACGCCTTCAATGGTTTTCTTTCGCATTGCGTAAATCTCTTTGTTTTTTATCTGTATGATACAAATACTCTGCTTCATCCAGATAATCTTGGTAAATATGACAGTGAACTTGTTCGTCCGTCAAGATATGGCTAAAATCCACGGCGGCGACGCAATAAAGCAAGAAGTAAAAAAATAAAGAGAATTCGTCTGAAAGGGATCCTCAGGAACTGAATTTCAGTTCCAGTTTCTTTTTTAGCTATTCCATCTGCGGTTTGCGCTTTAGTTTCGGAGCTGGTAGATACGCCCCTTCCTAATGGCATGAGATCTACATAGTAAGGAGTGACCCCGCATATGGTCCCTCTTACACAGCCTCCATCCACCATTCGAATTTCTACAGGCATGCCCATATAACGTCTGGCAATGTGGTACATAGGATGTGGCATAACATTTCACCCCCTTTGTCCATTCAATGTATTGTATGACATTGAATCAAAAGGGGTATGGACATCTGAATTTGGTGATCCGTGTATTTTTGTTTGTGACGGGATGGCCGCCTTTCCTCTTTTGGCAGTGCCATAATAAAATGTTGTAGACCATCATATATGGTTAACAATCCATGAAAGGAGAGATCAGTATGGATAGCTTTGCGTTAATTGTTGTTTTGTTCGTGCTTTTAATTATTGTAGGATGTGGATGCTTCCTTGGCCGTGGGGTCGCTTATTAAAAAAACTTGGAGATCTGCCTCTTTAGGAGACTTTGTCTACAAACTGAGCCCTCACCATAGTGGTGGGGGTTTTTTTACTTGGCGGCTAGAAGCCTAAAAAACATTGGCAGGGATGGTAAAAGCTATAGGATCCAAATTTACCTCTTTTAGACAAACCCCCACCCTTTTCCGTCCTTCAAAGCATAAAGTGTATAAGTAAATTTTTTCGAAAGGGTGGATTAAAAACAATGGAAGAGGTACCTGTAACTGGATTATTGTATGATTCAGAAGCTGATGGTCCTTTACATTCGCATACCCTCTATATCACTTCATGGGATGGCAGGCCAGTTCATACCCATCAATTTAAAGGTGTAACTTCATTTGATGTAGGGCATAATCATCGATATGCAGGGACAACAGAACCGGCACCGAGTGGTATTCAGCATAGGCATCGTTATTTTACTTTTACTTCATTTGATGAAGGACACAGACATGTCATTCGGGGAGTAACAGGACCAGCGATCCCACTCCCGAATGGTGGACATTATCATGAATTTAGCGGAGTAACCACAGTTAGTGGTGCTATTCGACATACACATAGATATAGAGGGATAACAAGTCGTTAAGAGAGAAAAAGAGGAGTTGCCCCTCTTGTTGTTAATTTATTGGGCCATAGTATTGCCTCCTACCCAAGCCGGGTGGAAGGTTTATTTTTTTGTATCTACATATTACGTCATAACTAGATATGGTTCGCCGAAGGATTCGACAAAAGAAAAGCAGAATGTTTTAGGTGGAGGTGTCTCAGGTGGAAAACAAGATAAAGGAGTTGCTTGATGGACGTCCTATTACTTGGCTATTTAAAAAGACTAGTATCCATAGGAACACGGTAAAATCATACATCGATGGGAAAATCCCGACTCTAAAAAATGCGGATTTAATAGCTGATGCGTTTGGGGTAACAGTTTATGAAGTCTGGCCCAAGTTGATTAGTGTTCAATATCTTCAGGAAAAATAATGATGCATTTTATTTTGTTTATGGGGAAAATGCCTATTTTTACTTAAGGATGTGGAGGCATTATAGGTATATGCATAGAATAGAATGCCTAATCTGATCTTGATGTCTAAAAATTATGGAGAGGAGAATGATAGTGGATCAGCATTTCCAATATCCGTATTACTGCCCTATCCCACCTCAAGCTTTAAGCTTAGGCGGAGAATATCGTCCATGGGATAACAATTGGAACAATAACGATTGGAATAATAATTGGTGGAACAACAACTGGAACAATCCTGTATGGCCACCTTATTGGTATCCCACCTGGAACAACAATTGGGACAATAATTATTGGCAAAATCCTTGGTGGGACAACAACAATTGGAATAACTTTAATTCTAATATGATAACAAGGCAACGAGCAGTTGAAATTGCTTTGCAACGTATACCTGGACAGGTAATTAAAGTTGAAATGGATACGGAAAACGGACGACTGGTATATGAAGTATATATAAGAACTCCTCAGCACATATATGAGGTTAAAGTTGATGCATATGTTGGCCAAGTTCTTAAAGTGGAGATTGAAGATTAACAAAATTTCCTCGATATATTATTAAGTAGTGAAGTTAAGTCCGTATAATTGTGTAAAGACGAATCGAGTTTAAACAAAAAACAAGCCAATTTCAAATCCCTAACTCAGAATTAAGTTGACTACACAGTATTTTATGCGTGACATCCTGGATGCTGCCCCCAAGGCTTTGCAGACTGATTTAACTGAACACATCAGAGCGATTCTTCATATGCAGGCTGA contains:
- a CDS encoding PepSY domain-containing protein, with the translated sequence MDQHFQYPYYCPIPPQALSLGGEYRPWDNNWNNNDWNNNWWNNNWNNPVWPPYWYPTWNNNWDNNYWQNPWWDNNNWNNFNSNMITRQRAVEIALQRIPGQVIKVEMDTENGRLVYEVYIRTPQHIYEVKVDAYVGQVLKVEIED
- a CDS encoding YmaF family protein, which produces MEEVPVTGLLYDSEADGPLHSHTLYITSWDGRPVHTHQFKGVTSFDVGHNHRYAGTTEPAPSGIQHRHRYFTFTSFDEGHRHVIRGVTGPAIPLPNGGHYHEFSGVTTVSGAIRHTHRYRGITSR
- a CDS encoding ferritin family protein translates to MAKDYYIARDAYKLENLAAKKYQFYAQNATNPEVQQLFSQISQVQQKTAQEFQQMMNQFPQ
- a CDS encoding spore coat protein is translated as MKDTDMLFDAAEFEKQTASAFAIMAADAGSEELRQKLIQHQNTLQQHQRQFVQLMAQLQGGQRNPV
- a CDS encoding ATP-dependent DNA ligase; protein product: MLCETSDKPFSDDKYIFEPKFDGHRLLVSKIGDEAKLYTRHGNNCTFKYPELINVPVLNGKDIILDGEVVVLDRETGKPDFELVMKRFQGGSGPVVQFVAFDILYYDGEDLRSLDVMERKKILSDVVEENAFFSVIRYVEGEGEALFEAIQQHGLEGIVAKLKDSKYEGKRSKEWLKTINYKYETVEIAGYRKDEFGWLAEINGRPVGVIELGVPPKHKKAFSEVSRQLIVEETEDIVRLEPLIKAKVKFRNWTRKGLMRSPVFIDFVTEETR
- a CDS encoding DUF4198 domain-containing protein, which encodes MRKIFMRLGLALCIMLGTISSALAHSHNGWSQTNTPIVETGQQVYVELLFGNHSNDHTSYRIDQNWGMEDSQVKVITPSGQTMDITDQFFYMGELAEVDEERIGVNNYYAGSFQTKEQGAYIIAAEGNFTYGYEEEPTLRSAKSFVASSKVPNLKKAKKIKGFDKQVTPERAELIPLFNPAAVTPGTEVSAQLLLKGEPISGVEVAVIRRSDSSDIRMQTDQEGKITWQTGEADYYLVRAEIKAEDHQQDDQDYEATMTFFVQK
- a CDS encoding YjcZ family sporulation protein, with amino-acid sequence MKGEISMDSFALIVVLFVLLIIVGCGCFLGRGVAY
- a CDS encoding helix-turn-helix domain-containing protein, encoding MENKIKELLDGRPITWLFKKTSIHRNTVKSYIDGKIPTLKNADLIADAFGVTVYEVWPKLISVQYLQEK